Proteins from one Fragaria vesca subsp. vesca linkage group LG6, FraVesHawaii_1.0, whole genome shotgun sequence genomic window:
- the LOC101300935 gene encoding fasciclin-like arabinogalactan protein 17-like isoform 1 → MDSHIHGSSISFFIVFTLFLSLSAAALPRHPKLISPKSNSSAQIHSNSVLVALLDSHYTELAELVEKALLLQTLEQAVGQHNITIFAPRNEALERQLDPEFKRFLLEPGNLKSLQTLLMFHIIPKRIASDQWPKDSGSGRHRTLCKNEHLHLSSKDSGNKAVDSAEVVRPDDVIRPDGLIHGIERVLIPRSVQEDFNRRRSLRSISAVIPEGAPEVDPRTHRLKKPAPAVPAGAPPVLPIYDALAPGPSLAPAPAPGPGGPRHHFDGESQVKDFIHTLLHYGGYNEMADILVNLTSLATEMGRLVSEGYVLTVLAPNDEAMAKLTTDQLSEPGAPEQIVYYHIIPEYQTEESMYNSVRRFGKVQYDTLRLPHRVVAQEADGSVKFGSGDSSAYLFDPDIYTDGRISVQGIDEVLFPVEELEKKATPVVKAAVKPRRGKLMEVACSMLGTLGQFSSCQ, encoded by the exons ATGGATTCCCACATCCACGGTAGCTCTATCTCCTTCTTCATCGTCTTCACTCTCTTCTTATCACTCTCCGCCGCCGCATTGCCCCGCCACCCAAAACTCATCTCCCCCAAATCCAACTCCTCCGCCCAGATTCACTCCAACTCCGTCCTCGTCGCCCTCCTCGACTCCCATTACACCGAGCTCGCCGAGCTCGTCGAGAAGGCTCTGCTTCTCCAGACCCTCGAGCAGGCAGTGGGCCAGCACAACATCACTATCTTCGCGCCTAGAAATGAGGCCCTGGAGCGCCAATTGGACCCTGAATTCAAGCGCTTCTTGCTCGAACCCGGTAACTTGAAGTCCCTCCAGACCCTTCTCATGTTCCACATTATCCCCAAGCGTATCGCCTCCGATCAGTGGCCCAAAGATTCGGGGTCGGGTCGCCACCGCACGCTATGTAAGAACGAGCATCTTCATCTTTCCAGCAAAGACTCCGGAAATAAAGCTGTCGATTCCGCGGAGGTTGTCCGACCCGATGACGTGATCCGACCCGACGGTCTCATCCACGGAATTGAAAGAGTCCTGATTCCTCGTTCGGTTCAAGAAGACTTCAACCGGAGAAGAAGTCTGCGGTCGATTTCAGCTGTTATACCCGAGGGTGCTCCGGAAGTGGATCCGAGAACCCACCGGCTGAAGAAACCCGCGCCGGCAGTACCCGCCGGAGCGCCGCCGGTTCTACCCATTTACGACGCTTTGGCTCCGGGTCCTTCTCTAGCTCCGGCTCCGGCTCCCGGACCCGGCGGTCCACGTCACCACTTCGACGGCGAGAGCCAGGTTAAAGACTTCATCCACACACTTTTGCATTACGGCGGGTACAACGAAATGGCCGATATCTTGGTCAACCTGACGTCGTTGGCGACGGAGATGGGCCGGTTAGTTTCAGAGGGCTACGTCCTGACGGTTTTGGCGCCAAACGACGAGGCCATGGCGAAGCTGACGACGGACCAATTGAGTGAACCGGGTGCGCCGGAGCAGATTGTGTACTATCATATCATACCGGAATACCAAACGGAGGAGAGTATGTACAATTCGGTGAGGCGATTCGGGAAGGTGCAATATGATACGCTGAGGTTGCCTCACAGGGTTGTGGCCCAGGAGGCTGATGGGTCGGTGAAATTCGGGTCGGGCGATTCCTCGGCGTATCTTTTCGACCCGGATATTTACACTGATGGTCGGATTTCGGTGCAAGGCATTGATGAGGTTCTGTTTCCGGTTGAAGAGCTGGAGAAGAAAGCAACTCCGGTTGTTAAGGCTGCTGTTAAGCCCAGAAGAG GGAAGTTGATGGAAGTAGCATGTAGTATGCTTGGAACTCTTGGGCAGTTCTCTTCTTGTCAATGA
- the LOC101300076 gene encoding uncharacterized protein LOC101300076: MESENGVTLGDEKCAVVEKHVEESVPDFNIEGKKIDAQTEVPTINGVSESVTTEDEGINSSGGVAEVAATVPPGKNSKTKKDPHAPNNGVSKGKLAKDKPNLKGATPVSRIQRSILSQSLSFPARGARVDAMKKSIDVYPVKTEVKHTRGNATKAEAPFPSSRSNNLNRRASTGIQSNDENKVGGASAVRRTTLASIPSMRSSAAGKSGSVNKPANSSSDVTQSVGQSLSAVKTTLLIKEDDDAHSIASSTTPGGRRSSGSGFSFRLDERAEKRKEFFTKLEEKIQAKEAEKNNSQAKSKENQEAEIKQLRKSLTFRAAPMPSFYKEPPPKIEIKKIPTTRPISPKLGRHKNSIPSPNSPSEDGGMCLSPRLARERNKSIKGLKEKGEKDVSHVTEPKKPIRKSQHRLNSQENGAAKAEGKPSKSQIKEVSKEEKQSLKACTGDQSGDLSECKDRIEAEVSVDQTKEPVLSAAPAPEIMPQEVTIAAPAPDIMPQEVTIGV; encoded by the exons ATGGAGTCTGAAAATGGGGTTACTTTGGGGGATGAGAAATGTGCTGTTGTGGAAAAACATGTTGAAGAATCAGTACCGGATTTCAACATCGAAGGAAAAAAAATTGATGCTCAGACAGAAGTTCCTACCATAAATGGAGTATCTGAATCTGTAACCACCGAAGATGAAGGCATTAACTCTTCAGGAGGTGTAGCTGAAGTTGCTGCTACTGTTCCACCTGGTAAAAATTCAAAAACAAAGAAG GATCCTCATGCTCCAAACAATGGTGTTTCAAAGGGAAAGTTGGCCAAGGATAAACCCAATTTGAAAGGTGCAACTCCAGTTTCTCGTATACAGAGGTCAATACTTTCTCAGAGTCTTTCGTTCCCAGCAAGGGGAGCTCGTGTTGATGCTATGAAGAAGAGCATTGATGTGTACCCAGTGAAAACAGAAGTCAAACACACTCGTGGCAATGCAACCAAAGCTGAGGCCCCTTTTCCATCTTCTCGTTCGAATAATCTAAATAGGCGTGCATCCACAGGAATACAGTCGAATGATGAGAACAAAGTAGGTGGAGCTTCGGCAGTTAGAAGGACTACTTTGGCATCAATACCTAGCATGAGATCCTCTGCA GCCGGAAAATCTGGTTCTGTGAATAAACCTGCTAATAGTTCATCTGATGTGACACA ATCAGTTGGGCAGAGCTTAAGTGCAGTAAAAACAACCCTGCTAATCAAAGAGGACGACGATGCTCATTCCATTGCTTC AAGCACTACACCTGGTGGGCGAAGGAGCAGTGGTTCTGGATTTTCCTTCAGGTTGGATGAACGTGCTGAAAAAAGAAAGGAG TTCTTTACAAAGCTAGAAGAAAAGATACAGGCTAAAGAAGCAGAAAAGAATAATTCCCAAGCAAAATCAAAG GAAAACCAGGAAGCAGAGATCAAGCAACTGAGGAAGAGCCTGACATTTAGGGCAGCTCCTATGCCAAGTTTCTATAAAGAGCCTCCTCCAAAAATTGAAATAAAGAAG ATACCAACCACACGTCCGATATCTCCAAAGCTCGGAAGGCACAAGAACTCCATTCCTTCACCGAACAGCCCTTCAGAAGATGGCGGGATGTGCCTTAGCCCACGTCTTGCTCGAGAACGGAACAAGTCAATCAAAGGGTTAAAGGAGAAAGGCGAAAAGGATGTCAGTCATGTCACAGAACCAAAGAAGCCTATTAGGAAGTCCCAACATCGGCTTAATTCTCAGGAAAATGGAGCTGCTAAAGCGGAAGGAAAGCCTAGTAAGTCGCAAATAAAGGAGGTCAGCAAAGAAGAAAAACAAAGCCTCAAAGCATGCACTGGAGACCAATCTGGGGATCTTTCCGAATGCAAAGATAGGATCGAGGCTGAAGTGAGTGTTGACCAGACCAAAGAACCAGTCCTCAGTGCAGCTCCTGCTCCTGAGATCATGCCTCAAGAAGTTACCATTGCAGCTCCTGCCCCTGATATCATGCCTCAAGAAGTTACCATTGGAGTTTAA
- the LOC101299499 gene encoding calcium-dependent protein kinase 2-like produces MKIAKEESKPVQPPNHQPMKVHPEQQKNEETKPAAEVAVPKGETKPQHPAIQKDQGTRPAQPKTQNGGTNEAAVPVRPKKPQNVKRVSSAGLQAESVLQTKTGHLKEYYNLGQKLGHGQFGTTFLCVEKATGKEYACKSIAKRKLLTTEDVEDVRREIQIMHHLAGNPNVISIKAAYEDAVAVHVVMELCAGGELFDRIIKRGHYSERKAAQLARTIVGVIEACHSLGVMHRDLKPENFLFVDEEEDSALQAIDFGLSIFFQPGEIFSDVVGSPYYVAPEVLRKRYGPEADVWSAGVMIYILLSGVPPFWGETEQEIFEEVLHGNLDFSTDPWPNISEDAKDLVKKMLVRNPKKRLTAHQVLCHPWVQVEGVAPDKPLDSAVLSRMKQFSAMNKIKKMALRVIAEHLSEEEIAGLKEMFKMIDTDNSGQISFEELKDGLKRFGATLNESEIYDLMQAADVDNSGTIDYGEFIAATLHLNKVEREDHLFAAFSYFDKDGSGYITQDELQQACEEFGIQDVHLEDLIREVDQDNDGRIDYNEFVAMMHKGNPEFDKKGLQTSALGIGFREALSVC; encoded by the exons ATGAAAATAGCTAAGGAGGAGTCTAAACCAGTGCAGCCACCAAATCATCAACCGATGAAAGTTCATCCTGAGCAGCAGAAGAACGAGGAGACTAAGCCAGCGGCAGAAGTAGCAGTTCCGAAGGGAGAGACTAAACCTCAACATCCGGCAATTCAGAAGGATCAAGGGACCAGACCAGCACAACCTAAGACACAAAATGGAGGGACTAATGAGGCAGCAGTGCCTGTGAGACCGAAGAAGCCCCAAAACGTCAAGAGGGTTTCGAGTGCAGGGCTTCAGGCCGAGTCTGTCTTGCAAACCAAGACAGGTCATTTGAAGGAGTACTACAATTTGGGACAGAAGCTTGGACATGGACAATTTGGGACAACTTTCCTTTGTGTGGAGAAAGCAACCGGAAAGGAGTACGCTTGCAAGTCCATTGCCAAAAGGAAGTTGTTGACAACAGAAGATGTGGAGGATGTGAGGAGGGAGATTCAGATAATGCATCATTTGGCAGGGAATCCCAATGTGATATCGATTAAGGCGGCTTATGAGGATGCTGTTGCAGTTCATGTTGTTATGGAATTATGTGCAGGGGGTGAGCTCTTTGATAGGATTATCAAGAGGGGGCATTACTCCGAAAGAAAGGCAGCTCAGTTAGCAAGGACTATAGTCGGAGTTATAGAAGCTTGCCATTCTTTGGGTGTCATGCATCGCGATCTTAAGCCCGAGAACTTTCTTTTTGTTGATGAGGAGGAGGATTCAGCACTTCAAGCTATAGATTTTGGGCTGTCAATATTCTTTCAGCCTG GGGAAATTTTCAGTGATGTGGTTGGAAGCCCATATTATGTTGCACCTGAAGTTCTGCGCAAGCGCTATGGTCCAGAAGCAGATGTTTGGAGTGCTGGTGTTATGATTTACATTCTCTTGAGTGGGGTGCCTCCATTCTGGGGTG AAACTGAGCAAGAGATCTTTGAAGAGGTTTTGCATGGTAATCTTGACTTCTCAACAGATCCCTGGCCTAATATTTCAGAAGATGCAAAAGATCTAGTTAAGAAGATGCTTGTAAGAAACCCCAAAAAGCGGCTAACGGCTCATCAAGTTCTAT GTCACCCTTGGGTTCAGGTTGAGGGAGTGGCTCCAGACAAGCCTCTTGATTCTGCAGTCTTAAGTCGCATGAAACAGTTTTCTGCAATGAACAAAATTAAGAAAATGGCTCTTAGA GTCATTGCTGAACACCTCTCTGAAGAAGAAATTGCCGGTTTAAAAGAAATGTTCAAGATGATAGATACTGACAATAGTGGTCAAATTAGTTTTGAAGAGCTGAAAGATGGACTGAAAAGATTTGGAGCTACTCTAAATGAGTCCGAAATATATGACCTTATGCAAGCT GCTGATGTGGACAACAGTGGTACAATTGATTATGGGGAGTTCATAGCAGCAACATTGCATTTGAACAAAGTAGAGAGGGAGGATCATTTATTTGCAGCTTTCTCATATTTTGACAAAGATGGCAGTGGCTATATAACTCAAGACGAACTTCAACAAGCGTGTGAGGAGTTCGGCATTCAGGATGTCCACTTGGAAGACTTGATCCGAGAAGTCGATCAAGACAAT GATGGTCGAATAGATTACAATGAGTTCGTTGCCATGATGCACAAAGGCAATCCAGAGTTTGATAAGAAGGGTCTTCAAACCAGTGCTCTTGGCATTGGATTTAGGGAGGCACTATCAGTTTGTTAA
- the LOC101309175 gene encoding uncharacterized protein LOC101309175: protein MGWVWKDDDEQGGHVNPSAADISPRLDGDRCSTRKVVRTQCKTEEVEPGKFIRKCEKTEEVLRDCVGRPIEVVQSNKEYTEDDVTDQVMKGSVSFGSADNGAFNFPGLQHDIDEIEHNFLGGLSRFFEAAEDMKNGFFSSFGIPHIFDEGPSTSLPSPRREIPIDSPRQLEAFQKAYGTKSGEVDLSGLARDV from the exons ATGGGTTGGGTGTGGAAGGACGACGACGAACAAGGAGGCCACGTTAATCCATCAGCGGCTGACATCAGCCCCAGATTGGACGGCGACCGGTGCTCCACGAGAAAGGTGGTGAGGACGCAGTGCAAGACGGAGGAGGTGGAGCCCGGAAAGTTCATCAGAAAGTGCGAGAAGACCGAGGAGGTTCTCCGCGACTGCGTTGGCCG GCCCATTGAAGTGGTACAATCCAACAAAGAGTACACTGAAGATGATGTCACAGACCAGGTGATGAAAGGGTCTGTGTCCTTTGGGTCAGCAGACAATGGAGCATTTAACTTCCCTGGACTACAGCATGATATCGATGAAATTGAACACAACTTCTTAGGAGGGCTCAGCCGATTTTTTGAAGCTGCTGAGGATATGAAGAATGGATTCTTCAGTTCATTTGGCATTCCACACATCTTTGATGAGGGACCCTCTACTTCACTACCATCTCCGAGGAGAGAGATACCTATTGACAGCCCTCGTCAGCTGGAAGCTTTTCAAAAAGCATATGGCACAAAGTCTGGGGAGGTTGATCTTTCTGGGTTGGCAAGAGATGTTTGA
- the LOC101313620 gene encoding uncharacterized protein LOC101313620 — translation MAMPWSVTVWMAEIVWIVLTGWVSSCLTVADELASSIRTGDIGPFNVG, via the coding sequence ATGGCAATGCCATGGAGCGTGACTGTTTGGATGGCGGAGATAGTCTGGATTGTTCTCACCGGCTGGGTCTCCTCTTGCTTGACTGTTGCTGATGAGCTCGCCTCCTCCATCAGAACCGGAGACATCGGCCCTTTCAATGTCGGCTGA